TCCTTGCGCTCCCTTCTGCGTGCATGCTGTGGTTGACCTTGGGGCCAGCTTGCCGGAAGGGCTTCCCTTGGGGAAGGGAAATCCTGTCATGGGCGGATTTGCGCGCTTTTCCGGGGAGTTTGCCGGCTGCGCGCGGCTCCGGCCTAGGTGCCGCAGAAGGTCGCCTGCACAACCTCCGCCGGCAGCGGCGGGCGGCGCAGCTCCTCGGCCTCGGGCTGGTCCTCGTAGGGGCGCGCGAGCACGGCGTTGAGGTGGTGGAAGTAGCTCTCGTCGCCCTCGAGCGCGGCGGCGATCATCTGCTCGACGCGGTGGTTGCGCGGGATGAAGGCGGGGCTGGCGGCGCGCATCCGCGCCTCGGCCTCTTGCTCGCCCGCGATGCGCTCCTGCCAGCGCGCGTGCCAGGGATCATAGGCGGCCCGGTCGGTGATCTCGTCGCGGGCGGAGCCGGTGGCGAGGGCGCGGAAGGTGTTGGTGAAGTCAGACCCGCCGGTCTGCATCATATGCAGCAGGTCGGCGATGAGCCGGGCGTCCTCGGGCTGCGGCGCGGCGAGGCCGAGCTTGGCGCCGAAGCGGGTGAGCCATGCGCCGCGGATGAGGTTCGGCATGGCGTTGATGATCTCGGTGAAGTCGCGCACCGCCGCCTCCTGGTCCTGCACCAGCGGCACCATGGCGGTGGCGAGCTGCGCCATGTTCCAGACGATGATGTCGGCCTGCGCCTGGTAGGCGTAGCGGCCGTGCTGGTCGATCGAGGAATAGACCGTGTCGGGGTGGTACTGGTCCATGAAGGCGCAGGGGCCGTAGTCGATGGTCTCGCCCGAGAGCGTGCAGTTGTCGGTGTTCATCACCCCGTGGATGAAGCCGAGCGACATCCACTGCGCCACCAGCGCGGCCTGCCGGGCGCAGACGGCGGCAAGCATCTCGCCTGGGGTGGAGGTCTCGGGGTAGTGCCGGTCGCGCGTGTACTCGAAGAGCTGCTGCAACTCGCCGTATTGGTGGCGCGAGGCGAAGAGCTGGAAGGTGCCGACGCGGATGTGGCTCGCGGCGACGCGGGTGAAGACCGCGCCGGGCAGGATGGTCTCGCGGTAGACGTCGTCACCGCTGCGCACCGCGGCCAGCGCGCGGGTGGTCGGCACGCCGAGGGCGTGCATCGCCTCGGAGAGCACGTATTCGCGCAGCACCGGGCCGAGCGCCGCGCGCCCGTCGCCGCGGCGCGAGAAGGGCGTGGGGCCGGAGCCCTTGAGCTGGATGTCGCGGCGGGTGCCGGTCTTGTCCACCACCTCGCCGAGCAGCAGCGCGCGCCCGTCGCCGAGCTGCGGGGAGAAGCCGCCGAACTGGTGGCCGGCGTAGATCTGCGCGATCGGCTCGGCGCCCTCGGGCAGGGTGTTGCCGGCGAAGATCGCCGCCATCAACGGATCATCCGTGCCGGTAATGCCAAGCTCCGCGGCCAGCGCCGCGTTGTAGGCGACGAGCCGGGGCGCCGCGACGCGGGTCGGCGCGATGCGGGCAAAGAACGCCTCGGGCAGGCGGGCGTAGCTGTTGTCGAAGGGGATCGAGAGGGTCATGTCCTACCAGATAGGAAGCGGAGGCGCTCAGGCAAAGAGCGGCTTCTCCATGGTGATCGAGGTCGGGCGGGTGAAGCCGGGATGGGCCTTTTCGGCCGTTCGGGAAAACCCGAAACGGGCGAAGGCGGCGTGGTTCTGGGTGAGCTCAATGCGCGTCTCGAGCCGCAGGCGGGGCAGGCCGAGCCGGCGGGCAAGCGCCTCGGCCTCCGCCACGAAGGCGCGGCCGAGCCCCTTGCCCTGCGCGCCCGGCGCGATGGCGAGCTTGCCGATGTAGAGCGCGTCGGGCTGCTCGGCGAAGAAGGCGCAGCCCATGAGCGGCGTTCCGGCCACGTAAAGGTGTTCCTCCCGCGCCCGGGCGCGCAGGCTCTCCGGGGTCAAACGGCCTGCCGAGGAGGGCGGGTCGATCCGCCCCTCCATGTAGGCAAAGCTGCCCAGGATGAGCGCCAGCAGCCCGTCCCAGTCGGAAAACCCCGCGGGCGCGGGGCGCGGGGAAAGGCAGGCGGCGTGGGTGGTGTCGGGCATGGGCGGGATCCTGTGTTGGCGCGAGCATAGAGGCGGCACCGGGAAAGGGAAGCGGGCTGCGCTGGCGCACAGCATCGGCGCGCGACCGGGTGTAGGGGGATCACGCAAACCGCGCTATCGTCCGGCCCAGCACAAGGAGAAACGCCATGAGCTGGAATCCCGCACTTGAGCCGCATTGCCCGACCGGCAACGAGGTCGATGCCATCGAGACGCTGATCGTGCCGCGTGCCCGCGATCTTGGCGGTTTCGAGGTCCGCCGCGCGCTGCCCGCGCCGCGCCGGCAGATGGTCGGCCCCTTCATCTTCTTCGACCAGATGGGGCCGGTCGAGTTCCTGCCGACGCGGGGCCTCGACGTGCGCCCGCACCCGCATATCGGCCTCGCGACGATCTCGTATCTGTTCCGCGGGCGCATGCACCACCGCGACTCGCTGGGCACCGACGCCTGGATCGAGCCCGGCGCGGTCAACCTGATGGTGGCCGGGCACGGCATCACCCATTCCGAGCGCATCGACGACGCCACGCGCCGCGATCCCATGCCCTTCATGGGGATCCAGACCTGGGTGGCGCTGCCGGAGAAATCCGAGGATGACGCGCCCGATTTCATCCATGCCGGGGCAGACGCGCTGCCGGTGATGGAGGGCGAGGGCAAGACCGTGCGGCTGATCCTCGGCCGGGCCTGGGGGCAGGCGGCGCCGGTGAAGACCTTCACCGACATGTTCTACGCCGACGCCGTGCTCGAGCCCGGCGCGCGTCTGCCGATGCCCGACGATCACGAGGACCGCGGCGTCTATGTCGTCGAGGGCGCGGTCGAGCAGGCGGGCACGGTGTTCGAGGCGGGCAGGATGATGGTCTTCCGCCCCGGCGACCGGGTCTCGCTCAAGGCCGGGCCGCAGGGCGCGCGGTTGATGGTGCTGGGCGGCGAGACGCTGAACGGCCCGCGCTACATCTGGTGGAACTTCGTCGCCTCGTCGAAGGAGCGCATCGACGAGGCCAAGGAGGCATGGCGCCGCGGCGACTGGCAGAACGGCCGTTTCCACCTGCCGCCGGGCGACGATGCCGAATTCATCCCGCTGCCGGACAGCTGAGCGCGGGCCCGGGCTCAGGTGAGCAGGAAGTTCACCGGTTTCGGCATTTCGGGAAGATCCGTATCGCCGAGCCCGCCGCGCAGGGCGATTTCCATCGCCGTGGCATAGGCGGTGAGCGGCATGGCGTTCTGGTTGTTTGAGAAGGGCAGCTCGAGTTCGTCCGCCAGCGCGTCGAGCCCGAAGAAGGCATAGGCGACCAGACCCGCCGCCAGCGGCGTGACCCAGCCGAGTTCGTCGACGAAGCCGAAGGGCAGCATGATGCAAAAGAGATAGGCGGTGCGGTGCAGCAACAGCGTGTAGGCGAAGGGCACCGGCGTGTTCGCCAGCCGCTCGCAGCCCAGCAGCGCCCCGGCCATCCGCGCAAGGCTCTCGTGCAGCACCAGCGCCTCGGTCCCGGTGAGCCGTCCCTCGCGTTCGAGCTGCGAGACCGTGCGCCCCGCCTCGATGAGCGCGGCGTCGGCGCTCTCGGGCCCGGGCTTGCCGCGCAGCTGCATCGCCGAGCGGTGGCCGTACTGCACCAGCGCCAGCAGGATCCGGCGCCGCTCGGGCGTGGCTTCGAGCACGATGGTCTGGCGCACCATGTCCCGCGCCGTCTGGATCATCAGCCCCCAGAGCTTGCGCGCCTCCCACCAGCGGTCGTAGCAGGCGCCGTTGCGGAAGCTGAGGAAGACCGAGAGCGCGATGCCGATCAGCCCGAAGGGGGCGAAGTCCAGCGCGATGACCACGCTCGGCAGCCGCGTGTGCGCCCAGACCACGAGCACGGCGACGGCCATGACCAGCAGGAGCTGCTTCCAGATCACCTGGATCACCGAGCCCCTGAGAACGAAGAAAAGACGCAGGACGGAGGGGCGCTTGCGGAGAATCACGCGGGGGACCTTTCGGGGAAACGGCCGTCTCGGGGGACGGCCGCGCCTGCGCTAACGCCGGACGGGGAGGCCCGCAAGGGGCGCGCCGGCGGATCGCGGCGCGGATGGGGGTGCCGGCTTCGGGCACGGCGGAAATCGCCGCCTCGCGCTGAAATCTGCGGCGGTCCGGCCCGCGATCAGAGCGCGCAGCGCATCAGCACGGCGCCGTCGCGGTCCTGCAGCCGGGCGCGGCGGCAGAAGCGGCGCAGCGTCTCGTCCTCGCGCGAGACCTCCATCTGCAGCGCCGTCACCCCGCCCTGGCGCAGCGCCTGGGTCAGCTGGAACAGCGCCTCGCTGCCCATGCCGCGGCTGCGCACCGCGGGGCGCACGTAGATCTGGTCGATGGTCCCGGTCATCCCGCCGCTTTCCAGCGACCAGCCGAAGCTGACCACCACGTAGCCGACCGGGGCCTTGCGCGGGCCGATCAGCCAGACGGCGCCCTGCGGTGCCCCCGCGAGCAGCGGCGTCAGCGCCGCGGTCAGCTGCGCCTCGTCCGGCTCGTGCTGGCGCTCGGCCTGGAAGCTGGTGACCATGGGCAGCAGCCGTTCGAGATCTTCGGCGTCGGCGAGATGCAGGGATTTCATAGCTTTGCCAGCCTTTCGGTAAGCAGGGTGAAGAAGGCGTCGGAATCGAGATCGCCGATGAAGGTGGCATTGGGCGCGCGGCCCGAGACCCCCCACCAGTCCGCAACGGTCATGCCGAGCGTGAGATCGGAGCCGGTCTCGATCTCGACATTGATGTGCCGCCCCGAGAAGATCTCGGGGGCGAGGAGGTAGGCGGTGACGCAGGGATCGTGCAGCGGCGCGCCCTCGGAGCCGTATTTCTGCAGGTCGAAGCGCTCGAAGAAGTCGGTCATCTCGGCGACAGCCCGGCCGACGGGCGTGCCGAGCGCGCGGATCGCCTCGTTGCGCGGCTTGGTGACCAGCGCCTTGTGGGTGACGTCGAGCGGCATGACGACCAGCGGCACGCCCGCGCCGAAGACCTCGGCCGCGGCCTCGGGGTCGACGTAGATGTTGAACTCGGCCGCCGGGGTGATGTTGCCCACCTCGAAATAGGCGCCGCCCATGAGGACGATCTGCTGCACGCGGGGGATGATGTCCGGGGCGCGGCGGAAGGCGGTGGCGATGTTGGTGAGCGGCCCCAGCGGGCAGAGCGTGACCGTGCCCGCGGGCTCGCGGCGCAGCGTGTCGATGAGGAAGTCGACCGCGTGGCGGTCATGCAGCGGCATCACGGGCTCGGGCAGCACCGGGCCGTCGAGCCCGGTCTTGCCGTGCACGTGCTCGGCGGTGACGAGCTTGCGCTCGAGCGGCGCGTCGCAGCCGGCGAAGACCGGAATGTCGGTCCGGCCGGCGAGTTCGCAGACGATGCGGGCATTGCGCGAGGTCAGGTGCAGCGGCACGTTGCCGGCGACGGTGGTGATCCCGAGCACCCGCAGCTCGGGCGAGGCGAGCGCGAGCAGGATGGCGACGGCGTCATCCTGTCCGGGGTCGGTGTCGATGATGATGGGTCGTGCCATGGTCTGCCTCGGGGTGTCGCGCGGGTCGGCCGCGGTCTTGTTGTTGTTCGGTCTCTTGCCCTTGCGTCGCACGGGCGTCCGCGCGGTTCAAGCGGCCTGTCGGGATTCGGCAATTGCTTACCGGTCGGCGGTTATCGTCGGGGCGGCATTGCCGCGCCGCCGCATGGTGTTAGACTCGCGCGCAGCAATGGGGTAGGCAGGGCGCGGTTAGCGCTAACCCCAGAATCTGGACGAAGCGCCGTATCTAGAAGAATCGGAGACAGGCCCGAGATGGTTTCCCGCGTCATTCCCGTCGATCCATTCGACCTCGTCATCTTTGGAGGCACCGGCGATCTCGCGCGGCGCAAGATCCTTCCCGGCCTGTTCCGGCGCTACTGCGCGGGGCAGATGCCGTCCGGCTCGCGGGTGATCGGCGCGGCGCGGTCCGAGATCACGCTCGACGAGTACCGCGACATGGTGCGCGAGGCGATCCGCGAGTTCGGCAAGGCGAAATGCGACGACACCGTGCTCGAGGAGTTCCTCGGCCTGCTCGGCTACGTGGCGGTGGACGCGCGCGGCGAGAGCGGCTGGGGCGAGCTGAAGGAGGCGCTGCGCACCGAAGACGGCGTGGTGCGGGCCTTCTACTTCTCGGTGGGGCCGAGCCTGTTCGGCGATCTGGCCGAGCAGCTGCGCACCCATGGCCTGACCAATCCCGACGTGCGGATCGTGGTCGAGAAGCCCTTCGGCCACAACCTCGAGTCCGCCCGCGCGCTCAACGAGGAACTGGCCCGGCACTTCAAGGAAACGCAGATCTACCGGATCGACCACTATCTCGGCAAGGAGACGGTGCAGAACCTGATGGCGGTGCGCTTCGGCAACATGCTCTTCGAGCCGCTGTGGAACGCGCAATACGTCGATCACATCCAGATCACCGTGGCCGAGACCGTCGGCGTCGCCGGGCGGGGCAGCTACTATGACAAGTCGGGCGCGATGCGCGACATGGTGCAGAACCACCTGATGCAGCTGCTGTGCCTCATCGCCATGGAGCCGCCGGCGCGCTTCGAGCCCGACGCGGTGCGCGACGAGAAGCTCAAGGTGATCCGCGCGCTCGACCCGGTGGATCCCGACAGCATCGTGCGCGGCCAGTACACTTCGGACGGCGAGGTGAACTCCTACCGCGAGGACGTCGAGAACCCCGCCTCGAAGACCGAGAGCTTCATCGCGATGAAGTGCTACATCTCGAACTGGCGGTGGGCGAACACGCCCTTCTACCTGCGCACCGGCAAGCGGCTGGCGGCGCAGGCGAGCGAGATCGCCGTGGTGTTCAAGGACGCGCCACACTCGATCTTCGGCATGGACGCCGGGCGGCACCGCAACATGCTGTCGATCCGCCTCCAGCCGAACGAGGGCATGACGCTCGGGGTCACCATCAAGGAGCCGGGGCCGGGCGGCATGCGCCTCGTCGACGTGCCGCTCGACATGTCCTTCGCCGATGCGCTGGGGCCGGACGCCGAGGACGCGCCCGACGCCTACGAGCGGCTGATCATGGACGTGATCCGCGGCAACCAGACGCTGTTCATGCGCGGCGACGAGGTCGAGGCGGCCTGGGCCTGGACCGATCCGCTGATCGAGGGCTGGGAGCGCCGCGGCGATCATCCCAAGCCCTACGATGCAGGCAGCACCGGACCGGACGACGCGGCCTTCCTGATCAACAAGGACGGGCGCCGCTGGCGGGGGATCAAGACATGAGCTACGAGTTCCGCCCCTATCCCGACCGCGAGATGCTGGCGATCGACCTTGCCAACATGATCGCCGGGGAGCTGCGCGCGCAGCTCCAGCAGGGCAAGCGCGTGTCGCTGGCGGTTCCGGGCGGCACCTCGCCCGGGCCGATCTTCGACGCGCTCAGCGCCACCTCGCTCGACTGGGACCGGGTGGACGTGCTGCTCGGCGACGAGCGCTGGGTGCCCGAGACCTCTGAGCGGTCCAACACAAGGCTGCTGCGCGAGCGGCTGCTGACCGGCAAGTCCGCAGCCGCGCGCCTGCTGCCGCTCTATTCCGAGGCCGGAACACCCGAGGAAAAGCTCGAGGAACTGGCCGAGGCGATCCGCCCCTCGCTGCCGCTCGGCGTCGTGCTGCTGGGCATGGGCGCGGACCTGCACACCGCCTCGATCTTCCCCGGCGCCGACCGGCTGGCCGAGGCGCTGGCACCGGATGCACCGATCCTGCTGCCGATGCGCGCTCCCGGCGCTCCCGAGCCGCGCATCACCCTGACCGCCCCCGTGCTCGACGGCGCGCTCTGCAAGCATGTGCTGATTTTCGGGGCAGAAAAGCGCGACGCGCTGGAACGGGCCAAGGGTCTGCCGCCGGAAGAGGCGCCGATCAATGCGGTGCTCGATCAGGCGGTGGTACACTGGGCCGAGTGACGGTATCAGTCGCACAGAACTCAAGACAGGAAGAACCTTGATGTGGGATGACCTGAAACGCCTCGCGACCGCCCGTGAAGGCCGCCGGATCGACGCGCTCTTCGCCGAGGATGCCGCGCGGGCAGAAACCTTCTCGGTCGAGGCCGAGGGGATGCTCTTCGACTATTCCAAGACGCAGATCGACGCCGAGGTGCTCGAGGCGCTGCTCGCCGTGGCGCGCGGCGCGGATGTCGCGGCGCGGCGCGAGGCGATGTTCGGCGGCGCCAAGATCAACGAGACCGAGGGCAGGTCGGTACTGCACACCGCGCTGCGAAACCTCGCGGGTACGCCGGTCGAGGTGGATGGCAAGGACGTCATGCCCGAGGTGCTGGACACGCTCGCACGCATGGAAGCGCTGGCCAGCGAGGTGCGCGCATCGCGGATCACCGACGTGGTCAACATCGGCATCGGCGGCTCGGACCTCGGCCCCAAGATGGGCACCATCGCGCTTGCTCCCTACCACGACGGGCCGCGCTGCCATTTCGTGTCGAACGTCGACGGCGCCGACATTGCCGACGCGCTGAAGCTCTGCGATCCCGCGACGACGCTCTTCATCATCGCCTCGAAGACCTTCACCACCATCGAGACCATGACCAACGCGCGCACCGCCTGGGACTGGCTCGAGGCGAGCGGCGCGGGCACCGAGGGCAAGTTCGTCGCGCTCTCGTCCAATGCCGAGAAGGCAGCGGAATGGGGCATCCCGGCCTCCCGCGTCTTCGGCTTCGAGGACTGGGTCGGCGGGCGCTACTCCATGTGGGGGCCGATCGGCCTTTCGATGATGATCGCCGTGGGGCCGGAGAACTTCCGCGCCTTCCTCGACGGCGGTCAGGCGATGGACGCGCATTTCCGCGCCGCCCCGCTCGAGGCCAACATGCCGGTGCTGCTGGCGCTGGTCGGCATGTGGCACAACCAGGTGCTGGGCCATGCCACCCGCGCCGTGCTGCCCTACGAGAACCGCCTCGCGCGGCTGCCGGCGTACCTCCAGCAGCTCGAGATGGAGAGCAACGGCAAGTCCGTCGCGATGGACGGCGAGGCGCTGGCCTTTGACAGCGGCCCGGTGGTCTGGGGCGAGCCCGGCACCAACGGCCAGCACGCCTTCTACCAGCTGATCCACCAGGGCACGCGGGTCGTCCCCTGCGAGTTCATGGTCGGCGCGCGCAGCCACGAGCCGAAGCTGCGGCATCACCACGAGCTGCTGCTGGCGAACTGCTTTGCCCAGTCCGAGGCGCTGATGCGCGGCCGCGACCTCGACGAGGCGCGCGGCAAGGTGGCGGGCAAGTTCGAGGGTGCCGAGCTCGAGCGTCAGGCCAAGCATCGGGTGTTCCCGGGCAACCGGCCGTCGACCACGCTGGTCTACCCGCTGCTCGATCCGCGCACGCTGGGGATGATCGTCGCGCTCTACGAGCACCGGGTCTTCGTCGAGGGGGTGATCCTGAATATCAACTCCTACGACCAGTGGGGCGTCGAGCTCGGCAAGGAGCTGGCGACGGCGCTCGGGCCGATCGTCGCGGGCACGCAAAGCGCCGAGGGCAAGGATGGATCGACCCGGCAACTGGTCGCATTCGTGCAGCGGAATATCTAGAAAAGTTCCACGATTTCAATGGAATTTAATTGGGGGCGCGGCCGGAACAGGGCCGCGCCCCATGTGTTGAGTGGGCAGACAAGACGACGACTTCCCGAAGGAGGAGACACCATGAAACGTCTGACCACCACCGCCGCTCTCATCGCCCTCGTTGCCGGCACCGCCGCCTATGCGCAGGAAAGCAACATGGACGCGGCCAAGGAAAATGCCGACGCCGCCGTGGAGAACGCCGAGCAGGCGGTCGAGAACACCGGTGACGCGATTGCCGAGAAGTCTGGCGAGGCCGTTGCCGAAGGCGAACAGGCGCTGGAAAACGCCGGTGACGCGATGGCTCAGGCCGGTGCCGAGATGAAGCAGGAAGCCGGCGAGATGGCTGCCTCGGTTGACGGCATGTTCAACGGCTCGCCCGATGGCCTGATCCGCACCCGCGACATCACCGGCGGTGCCGTCTACGCCATCGACGCCGATGGCGCCGCGGCCAACTTCGACGACGGCATGGCCTATGACACCGTCTCGGACGACTGGGACAACGTCGGCTCGATCGAGGACGTGATGCTGAACGCCGATGGCTCGTTCCGCGGCATCGTGGCCGAGGTCGGCGGCTTCCTCGACATCGGCGACAAGCACGTGATGCTCGAGATCGACAACGCCAAGTTCGTGCCGATCGACGATGGCCACTACTCGGTGGTGACCAACATGACCAAGGACCAGCTCATGGAGCTGCCCGACGTCGATGAAGGTCCGATGAACTGATCGACCCTTCAGGTCGAAGACAGAGGCCGGGGCATTGCGCCCCGGCCTTTTCGCGTGTTCAGGAAATGTCGAAATCCGGCGGTGCCAGCTCGAATCCCTCGAAGCGGAAGGCCGGAGAGACGGTGCAGCCGACCAGCGTCCAGTCGCCGAGGCTGCGCGCCGCCTGCCAGTGCCGCTCGGGGACGATGAGCTGCGGCCGGGCGCCGGCGGCCAGATCGGGGCCCAGCACCCGGTCCTCGCGCGGGCCCGCGTCGCTCGCGGCGGTCGACAGCAGGAGAGGCGCGCCCGCGTAGAAATGCCAGATCTCCACCGCGTCGACTCGGTGCCAGTGGCTGCGCTCGCCGCCCTTCAGCAGGAAATGGATGCAGGTGCCCGCCGGGCGCCCGCCGTCCTGCGCCTCTGCGATCCAGGTCTGCCGGTAGTGCCCGCCCTCGGGATGCGGCGCGAGCCCCAGCAGCGCGATGATCTCGTCCGTAGTCATGTCCTCGTCCACCCGTGCCTCCGTACGCCGCGATGAAACTCCGTTTACGCCTTCTGGCAGAGCATGGAGCTCCGGGAAAGCCACCATGGTCCGAAGGAGGCAAAGCATGACCGAAGACGCGCAGGTGCGCCGCATGGCGCAGGAGATCGTCACCCGCGAGGGCGGCTATGTCGATGACCCGGCTGACCCGGGAGGGCCGACCAACCACGGCGTCACGCTCGGCACGCTGCGCCGGCTCGGGCGCGATCTGGACGGCGACGGCGACACCGACCGGGATGACCTGAAGCGGCTCACCGAGGCGGACGCGGCGGCGATCTTCCTGCGCGACTACTTCCACGCGCCGCGCCTCGACGCGCTGCCCGCCGCGCTGCAGCCCTCGGTCTTCGACATGTACGTGAACGCCGGGGCGGGCGCGGTGAAGCTGCTGCAGCAGTTGCTGCGCGACATGGGCGAGGAGGTCGCCGTCGACGGGGTGGTCGGGCCGCGGACCATAGCCGCCGCGGGCAGGGCTTTTGCCGCCGCGCCGGAGCATATCGCCGACGCCTATGGCATCTCCCGCCGGAATTATTATTTCGCGCTCGCCGACCGCCGCCCCGCCAGCCGCAAGTTCGCGCGCAGCGTCGCGGGCGGCAAGGGTGGCTGGATTCGCCGGGCCGAGAGCTTCATCTCGCCGCGCTTCCGCCTCACCGATGCGCAGTTCCGCGCGAGGGTCTCGGCATGGGCATGATCACTGCGCTCGTCTCGGCGCTCTCCGGTCCCGGCGGCACTCTCGTCCGCGACACGGCCGAGGTCTTCCGCGAGAATGCCGAGGCCGCCTCGGCCCGCGACGCGAGCCTGCGCGAGGCGGCGCTGGCGCAGTTCGCGCAGGAATTCGCCCGCCCCGCACCGTCGCCTTTCGACCGGGTGATCGACGGGCTCAACCGCCTGCCGCGCCCCGCCATGGCCTTCGGCACGCTGGGTCTGCTGACCAGCGCGATGGTCGATCCGGCCTGGTTCGCGGCGCGGATGGAGGGGCTTTCGCTGGTGCCCGAGCCGCTCTGGTGGCTGCTGGGGGCGGTGGTCAGCTTCTATTTCGGCGCGCGCCACCAGGCCAAGGGCCAGTCCTTCCGGCGCGAGATCGTCGCGGGACTCGCTGCCGCGTCGAAGCCCGACTCCGCCCGCGCCGCGCCGCTCGAGCCCGATGGCAATGCCGCGCTCGACGAATGGCGGGCGCAGCGGGATCCCGGCTCCGCGACCAATTCCTAGGTGCAAATATCCCGGGAGAGGCTTTGCAAACCCGGGCCGCGAAAAGACAAAGGGCGCCCCTTGGGCGCCCCTGTCACACAAAAAGTAACCTCTGAGACGTCTCAGCTGCCCCAGCTGCGCACCGGACCGCAATCCATGTGCACGAAGTTCGAGCTGGTGTAGCGCCCGACGCCGCCGGCGTTGCAGGAGGCCGCTGCGCGGGCCATCTGGTTCACCGAGCGCGAGTTGAGACGCAGGTCCGCCGCCTCGCCGACGAGGTGACGCGAGTTCTTGGCAACCCCCGAGGACCGGGCCCGGAGCATCGCGTTGGTCTTGGGGCTGCGGTAGCCCGAGATCAGCATGTAGGGCTCGCTCACGTCCATGAGGTTGTGGGCTGCCGTCATGATGTCGATGGTGCGCGCGTCGATGTTCTTGACATCATTGGTGCGCCAGTCGCGCATGAAGTAGGAAATCTCCTTCAGCGCATCGGGGATGTATTCCCCTTCGATCCAGTAGATCATGTTGAGCGTCTCGCCGGTGCGGGCCGAGTACATGCGCAGTCTGCGCACGTCGCCTGCGCCGCGGAGGAATCCCGCCGCGCTTGCGTAAGTCGGTGCTGCCGTGACGAAGGTTGCCGCGAACGCGCCAATGAGGCCCCGCCGCGAGATGCCGCTAGCTGTTTTGTCTGTCATTTGAAGCGCCTGTCCCGTTTGGTCGCTGTGCCTGTTTGTTCCGCCTCGTTGGGCGGACCTACCATCTTTCCCCCAGATGTGCGGCTTTTATGGCACAGGAAAATTTATCGAAGAAGGATATTTTCCAACCTGTAGTGGGTCCGCCGTGGAAATCGGCGAAATTTTGCGCAGGAACCGCAATGCCGTGTTGCACGGAGAGGGAACCTCTAGGGCGGCGGTGCATTGGCGTATCAGGTGCAGAAATCTCGCTGCTTGCGCGAGATTGTGTGTGGACAAGCCCTACCGCTGCACGGGAAAATTGCATCAAGGCTTGAAAGCGGAAGAATACAGGTAGTCATGGGTAAGATGCAGAAACTCCGGCGCGCAAGTGGCCTCGCGGCCCTGGTCCTGGCAGGAGCGCTGGTGGCGTTTCCGGCGGCTCCGGCCAGCGCGGAAAGCCTCTCTATGACCGCCTACAAGCAGGCGGTGGCCGAGAATCTCTCCGACAACGAGGGGCTCGCGGCCTTTTACCGCTCCCGCGGATTCGCGCCGATCTGGACCGGGCCCGAGGAGTCAGCCGCGCTGCGCCGCGCCGCGCTGCTCGAGGCGCTCGGCACCGCCTCGGTGCACGGGCTGCCAACCCAGCGCTACGATCTCGACGGGCTGATCCGCCAGATGCGCCATGTCGAGGGCGAGCGGGCGCGGGGCGAGCTCGAGGTCGCGCTGAGCCGCACCTTCCTGCAATACGCCCGCGATCTGCAGAGCGGCATCCTCGTGCCGTCGCAGACCGACGACGGGATCAAGCGCGAGGCGCCGCGGCGCGACCCGAAGATCCTGCTCGAGGTGCTGGCGGCGAGCGATCCCTACCAGGTGCTCCAGCACCTCGCGCCCTCGTCGGACGAATACGCGCGGCTGCTGCGCGCCAAGCTCAAGCTCGAGAAGATCGTCGCCCGCGGCGGCTGGGGGCCGACGGTGCGCACCGCCAAGCTCGAGATGGGCCAGCGCGGCGGCGATGTCGTGGTGCTGCGCGACCGGCTGATCGCGATGGGCTACATGACGCCGACGCTCTCGGCCGAGTACGACACCGAGCTGCGCGCCGCGGTGATGCGCTTCCAGGA
The Salipiger sp. H15 DNA segment above includes these coding regions:
- a CDS encoding nucleoside hydrolase, producing MARPIIIDTDPGQDDAVAILLALASPELRVLGITTVAGNVPLHLTSRNARIVCELAGRTDIPVFAGCDAPLERKLVTAEHVHGKTGLDGPVLPEPVMPLHDRHAVDFLIDTLRREPAGTVTLCPLGPLTNIATAFRRAPDIIPRVQQIVLMGGAYFEVGNITPAAEFNIYVDPEAAAEVFGAGVPLVVMPLDVTHKALVTKPRNEAIRALGTPVGRAVAEMTDFFERFDLQKYGSEGAPLHDPCVTAYLLAPEIFSGRHINVEIETGSDLTLGMTVADWWGVSGRAPNATFIGDLDSDAFFTLLTERLAKL
- a CDS encoding GNAT family N-acetyltransferase, encoding MKSLHLADAEDLERLLPMVTSFQAERQHEPDEAQLTAALTPLLAGAPQGAVWLIGPRKAPVGYVVVSFGWSLESGGMTGTIDQIYVRPAVRSRGMGSEALFQLTQALRQGGVTALQMEVSREDETLRRFCRRARLQDRDGAVLMRCAL
- a CDS encoding bestrophin family ion channel, with product MILRKRPSVLRLFFVLRGSVIQVIWKQLLLVMAVAVLVVWAHTRLPSVVIALDFAPFGLIGIALSVFLSFRNGACYDRWWEARKLWGLMIQTARDMVRQTIVLEATPERRRILLALVQYGHRSAMQLRGKPGPESADAALIEAGRTVSQLEREGRLTGTEALVLHESLARMAGALLGCERLANTPVPFAYTLLLHRTAYLFCIMLPFGFVDELGWVTPLAAGLVAYAFFGLDALADELELPFSNNQNAMPLTAYATAMEIALRGGLGDTDLPEMPKPVNFLLT
- a CDS encoding pirin family protein, translated to MSWNPALEPHCPTGNEVDAIETLIVPRARDLGGFEVRRALPAPRRQMVGPFIFFDQMGPVEFLPTRGLDVRPHPHIGLATISYLFRGRMHHRDSLGTDAWIEPGAVNLMVAGHGITHSERIDDATRRDPMPFMGIQTWVALPEKSEDDAPDFIHAGADALPVMEGEGKTVRLILGRAWGQAAPVKTFTDMFYADAVLEPGARLPMPDDHEDRGVYVVEGAVEQAGTVFEAGRMMVFRPGDRVSLKAGPQGARLMVLGGETLNGPRYIWWNFVASSKERIDEAKEAWRRGDWQNGRFHLPPGDDAEFIPLPDS
- a CDS encoding protein adenylyltransferase SelO, encoding MTLSIPFDNSYARLPEAFFARIAPTRVAAPRLVAYNAALAAELGITGTDDPLMAAIFAGNTLPEGAEPIAQIYAGHQFGGFSPQLGDGRALLLGEVVDKTGTRRDIQLKGSGPTPFSRRGDGRAALGPVLREYVLSEAMHALGVPTTRALAAVRSGDDVYRETILPGAVFTRVAASHIRVGTFQLFASRHQYGELQQLFEYTRDRHYPETSTPGEMLAAVCARQAALVAQWMSLGFIHGVMNTDNCTLSGETIDYGPCAFMDQYHPDTVYSSIDQHGRYAYQAQADIIVWNMAQLATAMVPLVQDQEAAVRDFTEIINAMPNLIRGAWLTRFGAKLGLAAPQPEDARLIADLLHMMQTGGSDFTNTFRALATGSARDEITDRAAYDPWHARWQERIAGEQEAEARMRAASPAFIPRNHRVEQMIAAALEGDESYFHHLNAVLARPYEDQPEAEELRRPPLPAEVVQATFCGT
- a CDS encoding GNAT family N-acetyltransferase; the protein is MPDTTHAACLSPRPAPAGFSDWDGLLALILGSFAYMEGRIDPPSSAGRLTPESLRARAREEHLYVAGTPLMGCAFFAEQPDALYIGKLAIAPGAQGKGLGRAFVAEAEALARRLGLPRLRLETRIELTQNHAAFARFGFSRTAEKAHPGFTRPTSITMEKPLFA